The DNA sequence CTGATATACAATCATCTAGCCGTATACATTCGAGGGGGCGCCCAGATGACCCGTACAGTGATCGATCTCGACGACGCGACGCTCGCCCTCGCACAACGACAACTCGGCACCAAGACCAAACGGGAGACCATCAACCGAGCCCTCGCTATCGCCGCCGGCACCAGCGCCGACGACCGCGCCCGGGGGCTCGCCTGGCTGCGGGACAACGCCGAGCACATCCTCGACTTCGAGGTCCTGGAAGAGAACGAACGCGCCGGTCGATGAGCTATCTGGCCGACACGTCCGCCGTCTGGCGACTTCTGCGGGGACAAATCGGGGAACCGTGGTCACGCTACGTCGCGCAGGGACTGGTTGCGATCTGTCCAGCGGTGGAGGCGGAACTCATGTCGTCGGTCCGGACGGAGCGGGACTACGAACCGTTCTTCGCCGTGCTTCGACAAGCCTTCAGCTGGTGTCCTACGCTTGACGACCCGTGGCGCCAGATTCTCGCGGTGCAACGTGACCTCGTTCGGATCGGCCATCACCGGGGTCCGTCGCCGATGGACATCCTGATCGCGTTGACGGCACAGGAACAGCGGCTGACACTGCTGCACGTCGACGCCGACTTCGACTCGATCGCCAAGGTCCGGCCCGGCCTTCCCATGATCCGCATCGACCAGACGGTGCCCGACTGATCGATCCAGCCGTTCCGCGCCGGCTCAGCCGCCGGAGTCGTCGAGTTCGGCACCGGCCGGAACGGCGTCGCTGTCCCGGTCGGCGAGCCAGCCGTCGGGCAGGTGCACCCTGCCCGGCGAGTTCGTCCGCCCGCGCGGCTGGCCGAGCACCGTGGTCGGAAACGGCTCGGTCGGGTCGAGCCGACCGAGCAGGTCGTCGAGTTCGGCCAGGCTGGAGATCATCGCCAGCGAGCGGCGCAGGTCCGAACCGACCGAGAAACCCTTGAGATACCAGGCCACGTGCTTGCGGAAGTCGGTGCAGCCGTCGCGCTCCGGCTCCCACCGGCCGCCGAACCATTCGACCAGGAGTTCGGCGTGCCGGCGCATGACCGTCGCCACCTGCCCGAGGTCGGGCAGCACCGGCTTCGTCACCGGTGTGCCGCCGGGCATCTCGCCCGCCACGCGCCGGGCGTCGAACGCCGCCTCCAGGTCGGCGAAGAGCCACGGCCGGCCCAGGCAGCCCCGGCCGACGACCACGCCGTCGACGCCGGTGTGGTCGACCATCCGCAGCGCGTCGTCGGCCTCCCAGATGTCGCCGTTGCCGAGCACCGGCACGTCCAGGGCCTGCTTCAACGTGGCGATCGCGTCCCAGTCGGCCGTACCCGAGTAGCGCTGCGCGGCGGTCCGGCCGTGCAGCGCGACGGCGGCCACCCCGGCGTCCTGGGCGGCGAGCCCCGCCTCGACGTACGTCAGATGGTCGTCGTCGATGCCCTTGCGCATCTTGACGGTGACCGGGATCCCGGCCGGCGCCGCCGCCGCCACCGCGCCGCGCACGATCCGGGCGAAGAGCCGGTGCCGCCACGGCAGTGCCGCGCCACCGCCCCGCCGGGTGACCTTCGGCACCGGGCAGCCGAAGTTGAGGTCGACGTGGTCGGCGAGGTCCCGTTCGACCACCATCCGCACGGCCGCCGCGGTGATCTCCGGGTCGGTGCCGTAGAGCTGGAGGCTGCGCGGGCGCTCGTCGGGCGCGAAGGCGATCATCCGCAGCGTCTTCGGGTTCTTCTCGACCAGCGCCCGCGTGGTGATCATCTCGCAGACGTAGATCCCACCGCCCTGCTCGCGGCAGAGCCGGCGGAACGCCACGTTGGTGATGCCGGCCATCGGCGCCAGCACGACCGGCGGCCACACCTCGTGTGGGCCGAGGGTCAGCGGGCGGACGGCGGCGGGGGCGGTCGTGGTCACCGTACGAGGATTCCACGTCCCGCGCCCGACGCCGAACCGGGCCGCCGCGGGTCAGCCGGTCCGCCGCCGCCCGGGGCAGGGTGGTCCGCCGCCCGGGGGGGCAGGGTGGTCCGCCGCCCGGCGGGGCAGGGTGGCGGCGCCGCCCGGGGCGATCCCGGCGCCCGCCCAGCGGCCGAGGCCATGTCACTGTCGCGGCCCACAGTGAATTCGCTGTGCTCACACTGAATTCGCTGTGGGCCGCACGACCATCACACTCTTGCCGGCGGCGACGACGGCGGCACGGACCCGCCGTCGACCCCGGACCACTGGCGGCACGGACCGCCGTCGCGACCCGGGCCGCCGCGAGTCAGCAGCCGGGGAGGCGCTCGAGCAGGTAGCGCTCGACCTGGTCCAGTGACACCCGCTCCTGCGTCATCGTGTCCCGGTCGCGGATCGTGACCGCGTTGTCGTCGAGCGTCTCGAAGTCGACGGTGACGCAGAACGGGGTGCCGATCTCGTCCTGCCGGCGGTAGCGGCGACCGATCGCCTGCGAGTCGTCGAACTCCACCACCCAGCGCTTGCGCAGCGTCGCGCTGAGGTCGCGGGCCTTCGGCGAGAGGTCGGGGTTGCGCGACAGCGGCAGTACGGCGACCTTGACCGGCGCCAGCCGGGGGTCGAACCGCATCACGGTCCGCTTGTCGACGCCGCCCTTGGTGTTCGGCGCCTCGTCCTCGTCGTACGCCTCGAGCAGGAACGCCAGCACGGCCCGGGTAAGGCCGGCGGCCGGCTCGATGACGTACGGCACCCAGCGCTCCTGCTTCTCCTGGTCGAAGTACGACAGGTCGACGCCGGAGTGCTTGCTGTGCGTGGTGAGGTCGAAGTCGGTGCGGTTGGCGATGCCCTCCAACTCGGAGAACTCGGTGCCGCCGAACAGGAAGCGGTATTCGATGTCGACGGTCCGCTTCGAGTAGTGCGACAGCTTTTCCTTCGGGTGCTCGTAGAACCGCAGGTTCGACTCGCTCAGCCCGAGGTCGATGTACCAGTTCCAGCGCTCCTGGAGCCAGTATTCGTGCCACTGCTCGTCGGACCCGGGCTCGACGAAGAACTCCATCTCCATCTGCTCGAATTCGCGGGTCCGGAAGATGAAGTTGCCCGGCGTGATCTCGTTGCGGAACGACTTGCCGACCTGGGCGATGCCGAACGGCGGCTTCTTACGGGCCGCGGTGGCGACGTTGTTGTAGTTGACGAAGATGCCCTGCGCGGTCTCCGGCCGGAGGTAGTGCAGGCCCTCCTCGCTCTCCACCGGACCGAGGTAGGTCTTCATCAGCCCGTTGAACATGCGCGGCTCGGTGAAGGTGCCCTTGTTGCCACAGTTCGGGCAGTTCAGTTCGGCGAGCCCGGCCGGCGGCCGGCCCTGCTTGGCCTCGTACGCCTCTTCGAGGTGGTCGGCCCGGAACCGCTTGTGGCAGGACTGGCACTCGGTCAGCGGGTCGACGAACGCGTCGAGGTGCCCGGAGGCGGCCCACACGTCGCGGGACAGGATCACCGCCGAGTCGAGCCCGACGATGTCGTCACGCTGCTGGACCATCGTCCGCCACCACTGCCGGCGGACGTTCTCCTTCAGTTCGACACCGAGCGGGCCGTAGTCCCACGCCGATCGGGTGCCTCCGTAGATCTCGCTGGAGGGAAAGACGAAACCCCGGCGCTTGGCGAGGCTGACAATGGCGTCGATACGGTCGGCTGGCATGGTTCCTCCTACGCCGGCTGGCGGCCGGCGGGGACGTGGCACGACGAGGTGCGTGGCTGTTCTGTCCGGGGCGACGGTTCCGTTGAGGCAACGGATCTGCCGGTGCCGTGGTTATCGCCGCGGCCCACCGAGATTACGCGCCGACGCCGCAGACCTCGAATTCGCCTGTGCCGGTGTTCTGCGCCAACGACACCCACACCCGGCCGCTGCCGCCGGCCTCGTACGTCACGTCGACCGGCACTTCGAGTTCGTCGGTGAGCTCCAGGTCGCCGACCTGGTAGTTGGTCAGCTTCGGTTCGGTGGCCAGCCGGTTACGGAACCGCAGCATCGACTCCCGGTCCTGTTCCCGCTCGCACAACAGCCGGTAGGCGCGGTCGTAGTCCCCGTCGGTCACCGCGTCGAAGTAGTCGCCGACGACGGCGGTGGCCTGCTCGTTGAGCGCCTGCGTGCCGCTGACCGCCATCCCGACGAACGCCACCGCGCCGCCGCCGCAGCACAGTGCCACGGCGAGCGCGGCGGCACCGAGTCCCCACCACAGCCGGGCCGTCCGCCCCTCGGTCGGCGGTGCGGCGAACGGCGGCAGGACACCGGGTCCGGCCGGCACCGTCCCGCCGGGCGGCGCCGTCAAACCACCATGACCAGCAGGTACGGCGTACGGCGGCGGCGGGCCCGCCGGTCCGGGAGTGGTCATGACAGCAAGGGTAATGCCCGTGCGCGCCCCCGGTGCGGCACGGCCACCGCCGCTGACGGTCAGCAAGCGCGAGGAGCGCAGCGCAGCGAAGCACCGCAGCGCGCCGCGAAGACCAGCACAGCAAGCGCGAGGAGCGCAGCGCAGCGAAGCACCACAGCGCGCCGCGCCGGCGATCAGCGTCCCGGGTTCACGGCCCGGTCGCTGGTGCCGACCACGACCTCGCCCCCCGGCTCGGCGGTGGCCAGCGACTCGTAGGCCGACGGCTCGTCGACCGACTCGGCGAGCAGCGGGATCGCTGTGATCTTGACGTCGAAGTCGCCGAGGGCCCGGCGGTACGCCCCGACCGACTCCCACTGCGTGACGAGGCTCCAGTACCGGGGGTCGTCGAGCGCGCGGACAAGTTCGCCGCGGCGGTATCCGGGCCGGCGGGCCAGGGCGGCCAGGGCGGCGTGGGCCCGGTCGGCGAACGTCTCGGCGCCGTCCTCGTCGACGACGAAGCGGTTCAGCACCAGCACGATGTCAGCCTCCTCGTAGCATGTGTCGGATGCAGCCTACGCACCGTGGCGTGCCCGCCCGCCTCGCCCGGATCAACCCGACGGCGGCCTTCCTGGCGGCGCTGGCTCTCGTTCTGGTCGGGCTTCTCGCGCCGGGCATCATCGGTGGCGGCATCCTGCTGGTGCTGGCCGCCGCCCTGGTGGCCCTGATGGCGCTGACCTGGCCGGTCCAGCCCCCGGCCACCCGCGTACTCCGCCTGGCCGTCATCGCCCTCGTCCTGGCCGCCGCGTTCCTGAAGATCCTCTGACCCTGGTGATCCGCGTGATCAGGGAATGAGTCGCGCGTGTCGTCGGCGCGCCGGCCGGCAGGCTCCCTGATCACGACGATCAAGGATCACGACGATCAAGGACGGGCCGGGCGCCCGTATGCACCCATGCGTTTTTGACAATCATTCTCATTGTCGTGAGAGTTGGGGCATGTTTGAACGCTCCACCCCCCGTATCGCTGCCACCTGCGCCGCCGCCCTGCTGGTGCTGGGCGGGGCTGCCGCGTGCGGTGACGACTCGTCGGCCGGCGCCGACGGCAACCGGGTCGACGTCGTCGCCGCCTTCTATCCGCTCCAGTTCGTCGCCGAACGGGTCGGCGGCGACGCCGTCGCGGTCACCAACCTCGTCAAGCCCGGCGCCGAGTCGCACGACCTCGAACTCAACCCGCAGCAGGTCGGCCAACTCACCGACGCCGAGGTGGTGATCTACCTCAAGGGGTTCCAGCCGGCGGTCGACGAGGCGGTCGACCAGCAGGCCGCCGACCGGGCCTTCGACGTCGCGACCGCCGTACCGCTGCTCGACGCCGCCGCCGGCGGTCACGACCACGACCACGAGGGCGAGGACGGGCACGACGACGGTCACGACGACCACGGCCACGAGGACGAGGCGAGCCCCGAGCCGACGGCCGCCGAGGACGACGGGCACGACCACGACACCAGCGGCAAGGACCCGCACTTCTGGCTCGACCCGACCCGGCTGGCGACGGTCGCCGACGAGTTCGCCAAGCGGCTCGGCGAGGTCGACGCGGACCGGGCCGCCGACTACACCGCCCGCGCCCAGGCGTTGCGCACCGAGTTGACCGCGCTGGACCAGGAGTACGAGCAGGGCCTGGCGACCTGCCAGCGCCGGGAGCTGGTGACCAGCCACAGCGCGTTCGGCTACCTCGCCGACCGTTACAAGCTGGAGCAGATCGGCATCACCGGCCTCACCCCGGAGGACGAGCCGTCGCCGCAGCGGCTGGCCGAGGTGACCGAGGAGGCCAAGCTCCACGGCGCCACCACGATCTTCTTCGAGACGCTGGTCAGCCCGAAGGTCGCCGAGACGATCGCCCGCGAGGTCGGGGCCCAGACGGCGGTCCTCGATCCGCTCGAGGGCCTTCAGGCCGGGAGCACCGGCGACTACCCGTCGGTCATGCGCGCCAACCTGACCACCCTCAAGCCGGCCCTCGGCTGCTCGTGACCGCTGGGCCGGCCGTCGCCGCACTCGACCCACGGCGTCCGGTGCGGTCGGACGCACCGTACGGTGGTGCGGTGAGCACGGCGGTTGTCGACGTCCGGCACGGGGTGGTCGCCTACGACGGCCGCCCCGTGCTGCGGGACGTCTCCCTGACGGTGGCCCCCGGTGAGGTGGTCGCCATCCTCGGTGCCAACGGGTCCGGCAAGTCCACCCTGGTCCGCGCCGCCCTCGGCCTGGTGCCGGTGGCCGGCGGCACGGTCACCCTGTTCGGTACGCCGCTGCGCCGGTTCCGGCAGTGGTGGCGGATCGGCTACGTGCCGCAGCGGATCGGGGCGGGCAGCGGCGTACCGGCCACGGTCGGCGAGGTGGTCGCCTCCGGGCGGCTGGCCCGGCGGGGCGTACTGCGGCCGGCCGGGGCCGCCGACCGGCGGGCGGTGACGGCGGCGCTGACCGCGGTCGGGCTCGCCGAGCGGGCCGGTGACCCGGTCGCCACCCTCTCCGGCGGGCAGCAGCAGCGCACGCTCATCGCCCGTGCGCTGGCCGGCGAGCCCGAGGCGCTGGTCCTCGACGAGCCGACCGCCGGGGTCGACGCGGCCAGCCAGGAGGCGTTCGCCGAGGCGCTACGCGGTTTCAAGGCCGGTGGCGGGACGGTGCTGCTGGTCGCCCACGAGTTGGGCCCGCTGCACCCGCTGGTCGACCGCGCGGTCGTCGTACACGACGGCGCGATCGCCCACGACGGGCCGGTGCCGGCCCCGGCCGGCCACCACGCGGCGCCCGACCACGACCACGTGCATCCGCACGCCGACGAGGAGCCTCCGACGGCCGGGACGTGGGGACGATGAGCCTCTTCCAGTACGACTTCATGATCCGCGCCCTGATCGGCGCGCTCGTCATCGGGCTGGCCGCGCCCGCCCTCGGGATCTATCTGGTGCAGCGCCGGATGTCGCTGATCGGCGACGGGGTCGGGCACGTCGCGCTGACCGGCGTCGGTGTCGGCCTGTTGCTCGACCGCTCCCCCGTGCTCACCGCGGTGCTGGTCGCGGCCGCCGGGGCGATCGCCATCGAACTGCTCCGCGAGCGCGGCCGCACCTCCGGCGACATGGCCCTCGCGCTGCTCTTCTACGGCGGTATCGCCGGCGGCGTGATGCTGGTCGGGCTGTCCGCCGACCGCAGCAACGCCAACCTGATGGCATACCTGTTCGGCTCGCTGACCACGACCAGCGAGCAAGACCTGTGGGTGATCGTCGGGCTGGCGGCGGCGGTCCTGGTGGCGATGGTGCTGCTGCGTCCGGCGCTGTTCGCCATCTGCCACGACGAGGAGTACGCCCGGGTGTCCGGGCTGCCGGTCCGGGCGCTGAACCTGCTGATCGCGGTGACCACGGCGGTGACCGTGACGATCGCGATGCGAACCGTCGGGCTGCTGCTGATCAGCGCCATGATGGTCGTCCCGGTGGCGGCGGCCCAGCAGGTCACCCGGGGCTTCAAGGCCACCATGGCCCTCGCGATGACGCTCGGGCTGCTCAGTGCCGGCTCCGGCGTCTGGCTGGCCGCGCAGGCCAACACCGCCCTCGGCGCGACGATCGTGGTCCTGGCGATCGCCGCCTTCCTCGGCATCGCGGTCGGGGCGGCGGTGTGGCGGTCGTTGCGCCGCCGTACGGTTCCCGCCGGCGCACCGGTCGCCGAGGTCGAGCCGCCGGAAGTCGTACTGAAGCACTGACCCGGCGGTCGGTCGGAGCGGCTCGCGGACCGTCCCCCGGCCGGTCCCCGACGACATTGGTTACCGTTACGGCATGACGAGCGGCAACGGCTACGAGGCGTACGAGGGCGCGGGCGAACTCCTACGTGCCCTGTCCGCTCCGATCCGGGTCGCCATCGTGACCGAACTGGCCGGCGGCGAGCGCTGCGTCCACGAACTGGTGGAGACGCTCGGCGCTCCCCAGCCCCTGGTCTCCCAGCATCTGCGGGTGTTGCGGGGCGCTGGCGTCGTGCGCGGATCGCGGCGCGGCCGGGAAATCGCCTACGCTCTCGTCGACGAACACGTCGCCCACATCGTCGCCGACGCGGTCAGCCATGCCCGGGAAGCGCGGTGAACGCGTTACCGTCGGGCGTCGGCACCCCCACCCGTCACCGCCGCCACGGGACCGGTCGAAGCGAGGAGATGTCAACATGACCGGTGACTCCACCGCGACCCGCAACACCCGGCAGCGCAGCGCGGTCAGCGCCCTGCTCGCCGAGGTCGAGGGCTTCCACAGCGCCCAGGACCTGCACGGCATGCTCCGCGACCGGGGCGAACGGGTCGGCCTGACCACCGTCTACCGCACGCTCCAGGGGCTCGCCGACGCCGGCGAGGTCGACGTGATGCGCCCGCCCGGCGGCGAGCACCTCTACCGCCGGTGCAGCGAGGGACACCACCACCACCTCGTCTGCCGGTCGTGCGGCCGGACCGTCGAGGTGGAGGGACCGGCCGTCGAGACGTGGGCGGAGCGGGTCGCCGCCCAGCACGGGTACGCCGACGTGAGCCACACCCTGGAGATCTTCGGCACCTGCCCGGAGTGCCGCCGCTGACCGGTGCCGCCAGCCGCCAGCCGGCAGCCGCCGGCCGGCACTGCGATGATCATCTGCTGCGCAGACCGACGACACGCCGGTCGGACAACGCCTGAACCGCAAACGATCAGGGCCGCCCCGACACCGCCAGGCGGCAGTGCTGCGAAACGGCACCGGTTGCGGCACGCTGTGCGGCGTGAAGATCTACGCTGACCGTTTCCCCACCGCCCTGCGCCAGTTCGTCACCGACCTGCTGGTCGTCGTCTGGGTCTACGCCGCCGTCCGGGCCGCGATGTGGCTGCACGACCTGGTGCAGAAGCTCGCCGTACCCGGGCAGAAGCTGGCGGGGGCCGGCGGCGGGCTGGCCGACAACCTGGCCGACGCCGGCGGCAAGGTCGGCCGGGTGCCGATCGTCGGCGACGAGCTGACCGCGCCGTTCGAGCGGGCGGCCGAGGCGGCCCGCTCGATGGCCGACGCCGGCCGCGAGCAGCAGGATCTGGTCGGCGACCTGGCGCTCGCGCTGGCCGTCGCGGTGCTGATCTTCCCGTTGGGGCTGGTGCTCTTCGGCTGGCTGCCGTTGCGCGTGCGGTGGGTCCGGCGGGCGAGCGCCGCGCGGGCGCTGCGGGCGGCGCCGGCCGGCCGGGACCTGCTCGCCCTGCGGGCGCTGGTCTCCCAGCCGCTCGGTCAGCTCACCCGAATCGACCCGGACGTGGCGGAGGCATGGCGGCGCGGCGACGACTCCACAGTGGAGGCACTGGCCGCCCTGGAGCTACGCGGCCTCGGCCTGCGCCCCGCGAAGCGCTGACGGGCCGCCGGTCGCGGTTCTCAGGGCCGCGGTACGGCGACGTCGGCCGGACGGGTCCGTTCGACGAGTTGGACCACGGCCACCCCGGCGACCAGGACGAGCAGGGCCAGCACCGACGCGACAGCCGGCCCCGCGATACCGGACGGCAGCGGTCCGGCCGCGGGGATCAGCCCGGAGAACGCCGAATCGAAGGAGAGTTGCGCGACGATCAGCAGGGTCACGATCGGCAGCAGGAGCGCGAACACCCGTCGCCGGACAGGTGGCGGGCCACCGGCGACGGCGGGCAGGAGCAGTACGGCGATCACCAGGTACGTCGCCCCCGCCAACATGGCACTCCGCCGTAGGTCCAGGGTGAGCAGAACGCCGTCCCGTACCCAGAGCAGCGATTCCGCCATCGGCGCGGACGCGGCGACCACTCGATCCCCGCCGATGCCGTCCACCATGCGGTGACGATATCGGCGCCGCACGCCCGGCATCGGCCTTTCGCCGGACGCGCGGCGCCACCGGTCAGTCGACCGGCGGGATGCGGCGGCGGACGTCACCCACAGTGGACGGTCCAGGCTCCCAGGCGGCCACCTGGTCGACGTCGGTGGCCGGGGTCACCACGCCGTCCTCCAGGAACGTGTACCGGCCGCCGAGGATCCGCTTCGCCGCCTTCACATCGATCGAGTCGGTGTTGTCCCACAACTCGGCGAAGAGCCGTTCGGCGCGCACCCGGGCCTGCCGGCAGAACAGGTCGGCCAGTTCCATCCCCTCCGGCCGGGTATCCCGCTCGGCCTTCGCCCGGACACAGGTCGCCGCCATCGCGAACAGTTCCGCGCCGATGTCGACGATCCTGGCCAGAAACGCCTGCTTGCGCTCCATCCGGCCCTGCCAGCGCGACATCGCGTAGAACGTGGAGCGGGCGAGTTTGCGCGACGTCCGCTCGACGTACCGCAGGTGACCGGCGAGCGGGCCGTACTCGGCGTACCCGGTCGGGGTCTGACCGCGCCCGACGGCCAGCGTCGGCAGCCACCGGGCGTAGAAGGCACCCGCCCGCGCGCCGGCGCGGGCCTTGCGGGCCAGGTCGGCGTCCGGGTCGATGATGTCGCCGGCGACCGACAGGTGGGCGTCGACCGCCTCACGGGCGATCAGCAGGTGCATGATCTCGGTGGAGCCCTCGAAGATCCGGTTGATCCGCAGGTCACGCAGGATCTGTTCGACGGCGGCCGGCCGCTCGCCGCGGGCCGCGAGCGAGTCGGCGGTCTCGTAGCCGCGACCGCCGCGGATCTGGATCAGTTCGTCGGCGACCTGCCAGGCGAGTTCGCTGGCGTAGAGCTTGACCAGGGCCGCCTCGATCCGGATGTCGTTGCGGTCGTCGTCGGCGAGCATGCAGCACAGGTCGAGCATGGTTTCCATGCCGTACGTGGTGGCGGCGATGAACGACAGTTTCTTGGCGACCGCCTCGTGCTCGCCGACCGGGCGGCCCCACTGGACCCGTTCGGCGGCCCACTCGCGGGCGACGTTCAGCGACCACTTGCCGGCGCCGACGCACATCGCGGGCAGCGACAGCCGGCCGGTGTTCAGCGTGGTCAGCGCGATCTTGAGTCCCTTGCCGACGCCGCCGATGACCTGGTCGGCCGGTACGAACACGTCGTGGAACCGGGTCACGCTGTTCTCCAGGCCGCGCAGGCCGAGGAACTCGTTGCGCCGCTCGACGGTGATGCCCGGTGAGTCGCCCTCGACGACGAAGGCGGTGATGCCGCCGCGCTGCCCGTCGCCGGCGGGCACCCGGGCCATCACCACCAGCAGGGTGGCGACGGTGCCGTTGGTGGCCCACAGCTTGACGCCGTTGAGCTTGAATCCACCCTCGACGGGTTCGGCGGTCGCACCGAGCCGGGCCGGGTCGGAACCGACGTCGGGCTCGGTGAGCAGGAACGCCGACACCTCCCCGGCGGCGAGCCGGGGCAGGAAGCGCTTCTTCTGCTCGGCGCTGCCGAACATCTTCAGCGGCTGCGGTACGCCGATCGACTGGTGTGCCGACAGCAGCGCGCCGATCGCCGGGCTGACCGAGCCGGCCAGCATCAGCGCCCGGCAGTAGTGCAGGTTGGACAGGCCGAGTCCGCCGTACTCCTCGTCGATCTTCATGCCGAAGGCGCCGAGCCGGCCGAGGCCCTGGAAGACCTCGTCGGGGATGCGGGCGTCGCGCTCGATCTGCGCGCCGTCGACCTCGGTGCGGACGTACTCGCCGAGCCGGGCGAGGAACTCGTCGGCCCTGGCCGTCTTCGCCGGGTCGGGCTGCGGCCACGGGTCGATCAGGTCGAGCCGGAGCCGGCCGAGAAAGAGTTCCTTGCCGAAGCTGGGCTTGCCCCACTCGGTTTCCCGGGCTGCCTCCGCGACCTGCCGGGCCTCCTTCTCCGAGACCTGACCCGCCTCCTGCGGCAGTGGTCCGGCACCGCCGTCGATCCCACCCGCCGCCGGGCGTTCGTCCTGCGTCGTCGTCACGGCAACCCCCTCCGGGTACGGCTCAGCGTGCTGCTTCCCACCACGCTACTGACCGGTAATACCCAGCACAGGGTCTGTTGATTCAGCATCTGAACGGTCAAGATCAGGGCGGCCCAGACGCGAGGCCACCCAGAAGGCACGGCAACGCCGGAAGTCGCCCAACTGTCGCGCAGGCGACAGATCGAAGGCCAAAGATTACTTAAGGTGACTTCGCCAACACCCAGCGAGCCGCCGGTAAGCGAGGTGCATGAGCCCAGATGCCGCGAAAGACGACCAAACGCGACGCAGCAATAATAATCCTCGGACTAATTGCCTTCTTCGTATTTTACGCAATAAGCTCTTTCAGTAGCGGCGACTGGCGCAGCGGCATCGGCGCACTCGCATGCGTCCTCGGATTCATATTGTGGTTGACGATTACCCAAATTCCAACCACCTGCGGCGTACGACTGAAGCGCAATCGCGGCTTCTGCCCAAACGATATCACCGGCCTATTCTTCGGCTGCGGCTCCGGCAAGCACACCTGGACCCGCCCCCTGGCACTGATAGGCCTCGGCAGAAAGGCGCCGCCCGTGCGCCATCAGCAGGTAGTGGGCGATCGAAACACGCAGTCTTCCGCCAACGCGCCCGCCGCCGCAGGGGAAACCCCCAACGTGAACGAGAACGGCCGCAACCGAATCCTCTTCTGGGCCACCATTGCCGCAACCG is a window from the Polymorphospora rubra genome containing:
- a CDS encoding acyl-CoA dehydrogenase family protein, with amino-acid sequence MTTTQDERPAAGGIDGGAGPLPQEAGQVSEKEARQVAEAARETEWGKPSFGKELFLGRLRLDLIDPWPQPDPAKTARADEFLARLGEYVRTEVDGAQIERDARIPDEVFQGLGRLGAFGMKIDEEYGGLGLSNLHYCRALMLAGSVSPAIGALLSAHQSIGVPQPLKMFGSAEQKKRFLPRLAAGEVSAFLLTEPDVGSDPARLGATAEPVEGGFKLNGVKLWATNGTVATLLVVMARVPAGDGQRGGITAFVVEGDSPGITVERRNEFLGLRGLENSVTRFHDVFVPADQVIGGVGKGLKIALTTLNTGRLSLPAMCVGAGKWSLNVAREWAAERVQWGRPVGEHEAVAKKLSFIAATTYGMETMLDLCCMLADDDRNDIRIEAALVKLYASELAWQVADELIQIRGGRGYETADSLAARGERPAAVEQILRDLRINRIFEGSTEIMHLLIAREAVDAHLSVAGDIIDPDADLARKARAGARAGAFYARWLPTLAVGRGQTPTGYAEYGPLAGHLRYVERTSRKLARSTFYAMSRWQGRMERKQAFLARIVDIGAELFAMAATCVRAKAERDTRPEGMELADLFCRQARVRAERLFAELWDNTDSIDVKAAKRILGGRYTFLEDGVVTPATDVDQVAAWEPGPSTVGDVRRRIPPVD